A genome region from Dolichospermum compactum NIES-806 includes the following:
- a CDS encoding type II toxin-antitoxin system VapC family toxin, with translation MKLLLDTQCFLWWFAEPERLNEEAISHIADESNELWLSVASVWEMGIKVAIAKLPLPEPLDSYVSSRMMKLGAKSLEITTSHALRTVALPLHHRDPFDRMLIAQAQMQSIILVTADSMFKKYQDTAIFWAGNKG, from the coding sequence GTGAAACTATTACTAGATACACAATGTTTTTTATGGTGGTTTGCTGAACCTGAGCGTTTGAATGAAGAGGCCATTTCACATATTGCTGATGAAAGCAATGAACTATGGCTTTCTGTGGCTAGTGTGTGGGAAATGGGGATAAAAGTTGCAATTGCTAAGTTACCATTACCAGAACCACTGGATAGTTACGTTTCTAGCCGCATGATGAAATTGGGGGCGAAATCTTTGGAAATTACAACTTCTCATGCACTCAGAACGGTGGCTTTACCTTTGCATCATCGAGATCCTTTTGATAGAATGCTCATTGCACAAGCACAGATGCAAAGTATAATTTTGGTAACGGCGGATTCAATGTTTAAAAAGTATCAAGATACTGCTATTTTTTGGGCTGGGAATAAAGGCTAG
- a CDS encoding NifX-associated nitrogen fixation protein, with protein MSINDVNGTGNNSEVVLTPFHKSLVQQIRAQDSYGFYRTWTDELILKPYIVTKKKKREISVEGEIDPATISRINAFFRAVAASIEKETGLISNVVVELGHEGFGWALIFSGRLLLTVKTLRDAHRFGFDSFEKLDEEGAKFVEKGIDLAKRFPEVGNL; from the coding sequence ATGAGCATAAATGATGTGAATGGAACTGGTAACAATTCCGAGGTAGTTTTAACTCCTTTCCATAAATCATTAGTTCAACAAATCCGGGCGCAAGATAGTTATGGTTTTTACCGGACTTGGACTGATGAATTAATCCTCAAACCCTATATTGTTACTAAAAAAAAGAAACGGGAAATTTCCGTAGAAGGTGAAATTGATCCCGCTACTATTTCTCGCATAAATGCCTTTTTTCGGGCTGTAGCTGCCAGTATTGAAAAGGAAACTGGACTCATTTCTAATGTTGTTGTTGAATTAGGACATGAGGGTTTCGGCTGGGCTTTAATATTTTCTGGACGCTTATTATTAACTGTAAAAACCTTACGTGATGCCCATCGGTTTGGTTTTGATTCTTTCGAGAAATTAGACGAAGAAGGTGCGAAGTTCGTCGAAAAAGGCATTGATTTAGCCAAACGTTTCCCCGAAGTTGGCAATCTTTAA
- a CDS encoding TerB family tellurite resistance protein produces MFVPPKVDGSIEPEEKEYLKTIITNANLTSAEIQEIKNLLSSQRIEVDYSLIAKYPDDALGLLIDLIALAKRDGDFHITEKMYIKQVGKLMGFSEVDVAELMLAY; encoded by the coding sequence ATGTTTGTCCCCCCAAAAGTTGATGGTAGTATTGAACCTGAAGAAAAAGAATATCTCAAGACGATTATTACTAATGCTAATTTAACATCGGCAGAAATTCAGGAAATCAAAAATTTATTATCCTCTCAGAGAATAGAAGTAGATTATTCATTAATAGCTAAATATCCCGATGATGCTTTAGGTTTATTAATTGATTTGATCGCACTTGCAAAGCGTGATGGAGATTTTCACATAACGGAAAAAATGTACATTAAGCAAGTGGGAAAGTTAATGGGATTTTCTGAGGTAGATGTTGCAGAACTGATGTTAGCTTATTAA
- the nifX gene encoding nitrogen fixation protein NifX, producing MKVKIAFTTTDRIHVNAHFGWAKEIDVYEISDNGYEFIETLKFEGDLKEDGNEDKITPKLQALNDCTIVYVVAIGGSAAARLIKKNVTPVKAKSEEEKIEDILNKLVKTLKGNPPPWLRKALGQKKLSFAEELEKEATL from the coding sequence ATGAAAGTGAAAATTGCTTTTACGACAACTGACCGAATTCATGTTAATGCTCACTTTGGTTGGGCTAAGGAAATTGATGTTTATGAAATTTCCGACAACGGCTATGAATTCATCGAAACCCTCAAATTTGAAGGTGATCTCAAAGAAGATGGTAATGAAGATAAAATCACCCCTAAACTACAAGCATTGAATGATTGCACAATTGTTTATGTTGTGGCTATTGGTGGTAGTGCCGCCGCTCGTTTAATTAAGAAGAACGTAACCCCAGTTAAGGCTAAATCTGAAGAAGAAAAGATTGAAGACATTCTCAACAAATTAGTCAAAACTCTCAAGGGTAATCCTCCACCTTGGTTACGGAAAGCTTTAGGACAGAAAAAACTTAGTTTTGCTGAAGAACTTGAGAAAGAAGCAACATTATGA
- the nifK gene encoding nitrogenase molybdenum-iron protein subunit beta translates to MPQDPNKIQDHVELFHQPEYQQLFENKKQFENGHTDAEVQRVAEWTKSWEYREKNFAREALTVNPAKGCQPLGAMFAAVGFEGTLPFVQGSQGCVAYFRTHLTRHYKEPFAGVSSSMTEDAAVFGGLQNMIDGLANSYKLYNPKMIAVCTTCMAEVIGDDLQSFIGNAKEAGSVPQDLPVPFAHTPSFVGSHITGYDNMMKGILSTLTAGKKKAKSNGKINFIPGFDTYVENNREIKRIASLMGIDYTLLSDNSDYVDSPCDGEYNMYPGGTKLEDAADSINAKATITLQAYSTVKTREYIAKEWNQDVCVARPWGIKGTDEFLMKVSELTGKAIPEELEIERGRAVDAMTDSHAWVHGKRFAIYGDPDLVYSVVGFMLEMGAEPVHILVHNTNEVFEKELQALLDSSVFGKYAKIWGGKDLWHLRSLLFTEPVDLLIGNSYGKYLWRDCGVPLVRIGYPIMDRHHYHRYATVGYKGIINLLNWIVNTVFEEIDRTTNVAGKTDISYDLIR, encoded by the coding sequence ATGCCTCAAGATCCCAATAAGATTCAGGACCACGTTGAGCTATTCCACCAACCAGAATATCAACAACTGTTTGAAAACAAGAAACAGTTTGAAAACGGTCACACCGACGCAGAAGTACAACGAGTAGCAGAATGGACAAAAAGCTGGGAATACCGGGAAAAGAACTTCGCTCGTGAAGCTTTGACCGTTAACCCAGCTAAGGGTTGTCAACCTTTAGGCGCTATGTTTGCGGCTGTTGGTTTTGAAGGTACTCTTCCCTTCGTGCAAGGTTCTCAAGGTTGCGTAGCTTACTTCCGTACCCACTTAACTCGTCACTACAAAGAACCATTTGCCGGTGTTTCTTCTTCCATGACAGAAGACGCTGCTGTATTCGGTGGTCTGCAAAACATGATTGATGGTTTGGCTAACTCCTACAAACTATACAATCCTAAAATGATTGCAGTTTGCACCACCTGTATGGCAGAAGTTATCGGTGATGACTTACAGTCATTCATTGGTAACGCTAAAGAAGCTGGTTCAGTTCCTCAAGATTTACCAGTACCTTTTGCTCACACACCTAGCTTCGTTGGTTCTCACATCACCGGTTACGACAACATGATGAAGGGAATCCTTTCTACCTTAACCGCAGGTAAGAAGAAAGCTAAGAGCAACGGTAAAATCAACTTCATTCCTGGTTTTGATACCTACGTAGAAAACAACCGCGAAATTAAGCGGATTGCTTCCTTAATGGGTATTGACTACACCTTGTTGTCTGACAACAGTGATTATGTTGACTCCCCTTGTGATGGTGAGTACAATATGTACCCAGGTGGTACTAAGTTAGAAGATGCAGCAGATTCCATCAACGCTAAGGCTACTATTACTCTTCAAGCTTACTCTACCGTCAAGACCCGCGAATACATTGCTAAGGAATGGAATCAAGACGTTTGTGTTGCTCGTCCTTGGGGTATCAAGGGAACTGACGAGTTCTTGATGAAAGTCAGTGAATTGACTGGTAAGGCTATTCCTGAAGAGTTAGAAATCGAACGTGGTCGTGCAGTTGACGCTATGACCGACTCTCATGCTTGGGTTCATGGTAAGCGTTTCGCTATCTACGGTGATCCTGACTTAGTTTACAGCGTAGTTGGTTTCATGTTGGAAATGGGTGCTGAACCAGTACACATCTTAGTTCACAACACCAACGAAGTATTCGAGAAAGAATTGCAAGCATTGTTAGATTCTAGCGTGTTCGGTAAGTACGCTAAAATCTGGGGTGGTAAAGACTTGTGGCACTTACGTTCATTGTTATTCACAGAACCCGTAGACCTATTGATTGGTAACTCCTACGGTAAGTACCTGTGGCGTGATTGTGGTGTACCTTTAGTAAGAATCGGTTATCCAATCATGGATCGTCACCACTACCACCGTTATGCAACTGTTGGTTACAAAGGTATCATCAACCTGTTGAACTGGATTGTGAACACAGTATTTGAAGAAATTGACCGCACCACCAATGTTGCTGGTAAGACCGATATTTCCTATGACTTAATTCGTTAA
- a CDS encoding type II toxin-antitoxin system HicB family antitoxin — MKTNSQLEHQSLEYYLSLKYPMSIYPEEDGGYTVIIPDLPGCMSQGDNLEEAIENINEARELWIETVYCSGKKQIPLPSKLISIINS; from the coding sequence ATGAAAACTAATTCTCAACTTGAGCATCAATCTTTAGAATATTATCTGTCTTTAAAATATCCCATGTCTATTTATCCAGAAGAGGACGGAGGATATACAGTAATTATTCCTGACTTACCAGGTTGTATGAGTCAGGGAGACAATTTAGAAGAAGCAATAGAAAATATTAATGAAGCGAGAGAGTTATGGATAGAAACTGTTTATTGTAGTGGTAAAAAACAAATTCCTTTACCTTCTAAACTAATTTCTATAATTAATTCGTGA
- a CDS encoding transposase, giving the protein MRLKNFPEVVKTILKPLPKKDYPVLDTFSFVSVWLQYVMDKSIVSMRDLFQRLNNQGIDLKISNFSKASKKRDTQVFLEIITELNNQLRKKKGKEETQALFPIDSTIITLTSKLLWSQGYHQVKLFCGLDSLTSEVGGMVIHFGQGHDHKYGQETVEAIPSKGVGIMDRGFASSERISELKQQKNKAFVLRIKNNVTLEMLENGNCKVGKDEREVEIRVVAFCDIETKSEFRLATNLLNEGEEQVSNQEIMEIYIQRWQIELLWKFLKMHLKLDRLMTKNENGIRIQIMCCLIAYLILQLIEIPQEFGKTLLDKLRYLQSYMCQEISYVHWFRKLIWIR; this is encoded by the coding sequence ATGCGCTTAAAGAATTTCCCAGAAGTGGTCAAAACAATATTGAAACCATTGCCCAAAAAAGATTATCCAGTTCTGGACACATTTTCATTTGTATCAGTGTGGTTACAGTATGTCATGGATAAAAGTATAGTGAGTATGAGAGATTTATTTCAAAGACTAAATAATCAAGGGATAGATTTAAAAATATCAAATTTTTCCAAGGCAAGTAAAAAGAGAGATACTCAAGTATTTTTGGAGATAATAACTGAATTAAACAATCAACTGAGAAAGAAAAAAGGAAAGGAAGAAACCCAAGCATTATTTCCTATAGATTCAACAATTATTACATTAACAAGTAAATTATTATGGAGTCAAGGATATCATCAAGTAAAACTATTTTGTGGGTTAGATAGTTTGACATCAGAAGTTGGTGGAATGGTGATTCATTTTGGGCAAGGACATGACCATAAATATGGACAAGAAACAGTAGAAGCAATTCCGTCAAAAGGAGTAGGGATAATGGATAGAGGATTTGCATCCTCCGAAAGAATATCTGAATTAAAACAACAAAAAAATAAAGCTTTTGTCTTAAGAATTAAAAATAATGTCACTTTAGAAATGCTAGAAAATGGTAATTGTAAAGTTGGCAAAGATGAAAGAGAAGTGGAAATTAGAGTAGTAGCATTTTGTGATATAGAAACTAAGAGTGAATTTCGTTTAGCAACAAACTTATTAAATGAAGGAGAAGAGCAAGTTAGTAATCAAGAGATTATGGAAATTTACATACAAAGATGGCAAATTGAATTGTTATGGAAATTCTTAAAAATGCACCTCAAGTTAGACAGACTTATGACAAAGAATGAGAATGGAATTAGAATTCAGATAATGTGCTGTTTAATCGCTTATTTGATATTGCAACTAATAGAAATACCGCAAGAATTTGGCAAAACTTTATTAGATAAACTCCGTTATCTTCAGTCCTATATGTGTCAGGAAATAAGTTATGTTCATTGGTTTAGAAAACTTATTTGGATAAGATGA
- the nifE gene encoding nitrogenase iron-molybdenum cofactor biosynthesis protein NifE, translating into MKVTQSKINELLSESGCEHNQKKQGEKKNKSCTQQAQPGAAQGGCAFDGAMIALVPITDAAHLVHGPIACAGNSWGSRGSLSSGPMLYKTGFTTDVGENDVIFGGEKKLYKAILEVNENYKPAAVFVYATCVTALIGDDIDAVCKVAAEKTGTPVIPVIAPGFIGSKNLGNRFGGEALLEYVVGTAEPEYTTPYDINIIGEYNIAGEMWGVLSLFEKLGIRVLSKITGDARYEEVRYAHRAKLNVMICSRALLNMARKMQERYGIPYIEESFYGIRDINRCLRTVAAKLGDADLQERTEKLIAEETAALDIALAPYRAKLKGKRIVLYTGGVKSWSIISAAKDLGIEVVATSTRKSTEEDKAKIRNLLGNDGIMLEKGNATELLKLIQETNADMLIAGGRNQYTALKARIPFLDINQERHHPYAGYVGMVEMARELTEALYSPVWEQIRKPAPWE; encoded by the coding sequence ATGAAAGTCACCCAAAGCAAAATTAACGAACTTCTGAGTGAATCAGGATGCGAACATAATCAAAAGAAACAGGGAGAAAAGAAAAATAAATCTTGTACTCAACAGGCTCAACCAGGTGCGGCTCAAGGTGGTTGTGCCTTTGATGGGGCAATGATTGCTTTAGTTCCTATTACTGATGCTGCTCATTTAGTACATGGTCCGATCGCTTGCGCTGGAAATTCCTGGGGAAGTCGTGGTAGTCTGTCTTCTGGACCAATGCTTTATAAGACAGGTTTTACTACTGATGTGGGCGAAAATGATGTAATCTTCGGTGGTGAGAAAAAGCTTTATAAGGCGATTTTAGAAGTTAATGAAAATTACAAACCTGCGGCAGTTTTTGTTTACGCTACTTGTGTTACAGCCTTAATTGGTGATGATATTGATGCTGTTTGTAAGGTAGCAGCCGAAAAAACTGGAACTCCGGTAATTCCTGTGATTGCTCCCGGATTTATTGGCAGCAAAAACTTAGGTAATCGCTTCGGTGGTGAGGCTTTACTAGAATATGTAGTTGGTACTGCTGAACCGGAATATACCACACCTTATGATATTAATATCATCGGTGAGTATAATATTGCTGGGGAAATGTGGGGGGTTTTAAGTTTATTTGAAAAGTTAGGAATTCGGGTTTTATCAAAAATTACTGGTGATGCTCGTTATGAAGAAGTGCGTTATGCTCACCGGGCTAAATTAAATGTCATGATTTGCTCACGAGCGCTCTTAAATATGGCGCGAAAAATGCAGGAACGTTATGGAATTCCTTACATTGAAGAGTCATTTTATGGAATTAGAGATATTAACCGTTGTTTGCGAACTGTGGCTGCTAAATTAGGTGATGCTGATTTGCAGGAACGGACAGAAAAACTCATTGCTGAAGAAACTGCGGCTTTAGATATTGCTCTTGCTCCCTATCGAGCTAAGTTGAAAGGAAAGCGCATTGTTCTCTATACTGGTGGTGTGAAAAGTTGGTCAATTATTTCCGCTGCGAAGGATTTGGGAATTGAAGTTGTGGCGACAAGTACACGGAAAAGTACAGAAGAAGATAAAGCGAAAATTAGAAATTTGTTGGGTAATGATGGGATTATGCTGGAGAAGGGGAACGCCACAGAACTCCTGAAATTAATTCAAGAAACTAACGCAGATATGCTTATTGCTGGGGGCAGAAATCAATATACTGCTTTAAAAGCTAGAATCCCCTTTTTAGATATTAACCAAGAACGTCATCATCCCTATGCCGGTTATGTGGGTATGGTGGAAATGGCGCGGGAGTTGACTGAGGCTTTATATAGTCCTGTGTGGGAGCAAATTCGGAAGCCTGCTCCTTGGGAATAA
- a CDS encoding site-specific integrase — MKEQLLWELEQVNLRLKSAKTRVTIRESNGCLQLRATLPIKPGDEDIRGTGKKQYNLSLNIPANLPGLKTAEEEAYELGKLIARKSFVWNDKYLGNEGIKKELKTIGELLEKFEDEYFKTHKRTTKSEHTFFYYFSRIKRYTNADDLAIGEVLINAIDKIDKEWAKYNAVRAISVFCQLFKIEINLTHYSKVPESNSRNVPTDKDIVTGFYKFDEYLNNRGKQVNQDVKDSWQLWRWTYGMLAVFGLRPRELFVNPHIDWWLSDENTDLTWKVDKDCKTGEREALPLYKEWIDEFDLRNPKYLEMLAIAISKKDQNNHAEITALIQRVSWWFRKIGLDFKPYDLRHGWAIRAHILGVPIKAAADNLGHSVQIHTKTYQRWFSLDMRKLAINQALSKRNEVELIKDENTGLKMENERLKIEVEKLRMEMVYKRS, encoded by the coding sequence ATGAAAGAACAGCTACTATGGGAATTGGAACAAGTAAATCTGCGTTTGAAGTCTGCAAAAACCAGAGTAACAATTCGGGAATCAAATGGATGTCTGCAATTACGGGCAACTTTACCCATTAAACCGGGAGATGAGGACATCAGGGGAACTGGCAAAAAACAATACAATCTCAGTTTGAATATTCCAGCAAATTTACCAGGTTTGAAAACTGCGGAAGAAGAAGCTTATGAGTTGGGTAAGTTAATTGCTAGAAAAAGTTTTGTTTGGAATGATAAATATTTGGGAAATGAAGGAATTAAAAAGGAGTTAAAAACTATTGGTGAGCTATTAGAAAAGTTTGAAGATGAATATTTTAAAACCCATAAACGCACGACGAAAAGTGAACATACTTTTTTCTATTATTTTTCTCGTATTAAGCGTTATACAAATGCTGATGATTTGGCAATTGGGGAAGTTTTGATTAATGCGATTGATAAGATAGATAAGGAATGGGCTAAATATAATGCTGTGAGGGCTATTTCTGTTTTTTGTCAACTTTTCAAAATTGAGATTAATTTAACTCATTATTCTAAAGTTCCTGAAAGTAATTCTCGCAATGTTCCTACAGATAAGGACATAGTTACGGGATTTTACAAATTTGATGAATATCTAAATAATCGAGGCAAACAAGTTAATCAAGATGTGAAAGATAGCTGGCAACTTTGGCGGTGGACTTATGGAATGTTAGCGGTTTTTGGTTTACGTCCCAGGGAACTTTTTGTTAATCCTCATATTGATTGGTGGTTAAGTGATGAAAATACAGATTTAACTTGGAAGGTTGATAAAGATTGTAAAACTGGTGAAAGGGAAGCTTTACCTTTATATAAGGAATGGATTGATGAATTTGATTTAAGGAATCCGAAATATTTAGAAATGTTGGCAATAGCAATTAGTAAAAAAGACCAGAATAATCATGCAGAAATCACGGCTTTAATCCAAAGAGTGAGTTGGTGGTTTAGAAAAATTGGTTTGGATTTTAAACCCTATGATTTACGTCATGGTTGGGCAATTCGAGCGCATATTTTGGGAGTTCCTATTAAGGCTGCGGCGGATAATTTGGGTCATAGTGTGCAAATTCATACCAAAACTTATCAACGTTGGTTTTCTTTGGATATGCGGAAGTTGGCAATAAATCAGGCTTTGAGTAAACGGAATGAGGTGGAGTTGATTAAGGATGAAAATACAGGGTTGAAAATGGAGAATGAACGATTGAAGATTGAGGTGGAGAAGTTGAGAATGGAAATGGTTTATAAACGGAGTTAA
- a CDS encoding type II toxin-antitoxin system HicA family toxin has translation MGKLSKLVKYLLSRPPEARFEEISYVLEAFGYQETRVRGSHHAFENEQGEVIIIPKKGGKKVKRTYIEETIRLLDLENWQDEN, from the coding sequence ATGGGTAAACTAAGTAAATTAGTTAAATATCTTCTCTCTCGCCCTCCTGAAGCCAGATTTGAAGAGATTAGTTATGTTCTTGAAGCTTTTGGATATCAGGAAACTAGAGTAAGAGGAAGTCATCACGCTTTTGAGAATGAGCAAGGAGAAGTAATTATTATTCCCAAAAAAGGTGGTAAAAAAGTCAAACGAACGTATATTGAAGAAACAATTAGATTACTAGATTTGGAAAATTGGCAAGATGAAAACTAA
- a CDS encoding Uma2 family endonuclease: MTITTLTKLDFGQFLQQRPDDGIYELVNGEIVKVEAIRARKNVARYLMFGFNDEIRRLQLDYIVDKDIVVRTVTNKGDQRGRNPDVSVVSASLWNSNVTTYGALIDAIQLAVEVTSTNWEDDYFHKLEEYENLGIKEYWIVDYLAEVLNVRKRLKKSTII; encoded by the coding sequence ATGACCATCACTACCTTAACAAAATTAGATTTTGGACAATTCCTACAACAACGTCCTGATGATGGTATTTATGAATTGGTAAATGGAGAAATTGTTAAGGTGGAAGCAATTAGAGCGCGTAAAAATGTAGCCCGATATTTAATGTTTGGTTTTAATGATGAAATTCGGCGGTTACAACTTGATTATATTGTAGATAAAGATATAGTTGTTAGAACAGTTACCAATAAAGGAGATCAGAGAGGAAGAAACCCAGATGTGAGTGTAGTAAGTGCATCTTTATGGAACTCTAATGTCACAACTTATGGTGCTTTAATTGACGCGATTCAGTTAGCAGTAGAAGTAACATCAACGAATTGGGAAGATGACTATTTTCATAAATTAGAAGAATATGAAAACCTGGGAATTAAAGAATATTGGATAGTAGATTATTTAGCAGAAGTGTTGAATGTTAGGAAAAGATTAAAAAAAAGTACCATAATTTGA
- the nifN gene encoding nitrogenase iron-molybdenum cofactor biosynthesis protein NifN, whose translation MAIAIVPEKSVTVNPLKQSQALGASLAFLGLKGTMPLFHGSQGCTAFAKVVLVRHFREAIPLATTAMTEVTTILGGEENVEQAILTLVEKVQPEIIGLCTTGLTETRGDDMEMFLKDIRERHPELNHLAIIFAPTPDFKGALQDGFAVAVESIVKEIPKAGGIKPEQITILAGSALTPGDVLEIREIVTAFGLEPIFVPDLGASLDGHLEDGYTPITASGTTLKQLRSLGSSAFTLALGESMLGAAKILEERFGTNYQVFRDLTGLEPVDQFLQKLSLLSGNPVPEKYRRQRRQLQDAMLDTHFYFSSKGVSLALEPDLLWTIVGFLQSMGAEIHNAVTTTRSPLLEELPINNVTIGDLEDFEKLAIGSDLLIGNSNVNTLSKHLSIPLYRLGIPIYDRLGNGLFTKVGYRGTIELLFGMGNLFIEHEESTMMHQWSSVINQK comes from the coding sequence ATGGCGATCGCAATTGTTCCAGAAAAGTCTGTGACTGTAAACCCCCTCAAACAAAGTCAGGCTTTAGGTGCTTCTTTGGCTTTTTTGGGTTTGAAGGGAACTATGCCTTTATTTCATGGTTCTCAGGGTTGTACGGCGTTTGCAAAAGTGGTTTTGGTTCGACATTTTCGGGAAGCAATTCCTCTTGCTACTACTGCAATGACGGAGGTTACTACTATTTTGGGTGGTGAGGAAAATGTTGAGCAAGCTATTCTCACTTTAGTAGAAAAGGTACAACCGGAAATTATTGGTTTATGTACCACTGGGTTAACAGAAACCAGGGGTGATGATATGGAAATGTTCTTGAAAGATATTCGAGAACGTCATCCTGAACTTAATCATTTAGCCATTATTTTTGCGCCTACTCCTGATTTTAAAGGTGCATTGCAAGACGGTTTTGCAGTTGCGGTAGAAAGTATAGTTAAAGAAATTCCCAAAGCCGGGGGAATTAAACCAGAACAAATCACAATTTTAGCTGGTTCTGCGCTCACTCCCGGAGATGTGCTGGAAATTCGAGAAATTGTCACAGCTTTTGGTTTAGAACCAATCTTTGTTCCTGATTTAGGAGCTTCTTTAGATGGACATTTGGAAGATGGTTATACTCCTATAACTGCTAGTGGTACAACCCTCAAACAATTGCGTTCTTTAGGTAGTTCGGCGTTTACCTTAGCATTAGGTGAAAGTATGTTGGGGGCGGCGAAAATTTTAGAGGAACGGTTTGGAACTAACTATCAAGTATTTAGAGATTTAACAGGATTAGAACCTGTAGATCAATTTCTGCAAAAGTTATCTTTATTAAGTGGAAATCCCGTTCCTGAAAAATATCGTCGTCAACGTCGGCAATTGCAAGACGCAATGTTAGATACTCACTTTTATTTTAGTTCCAAAGGAGTATCTTTAGCTTTAGAACCAGATTTGTTGTGGACTATAGTTGGATTTTTGCAATCAATGGGAGCAGAAATTCATAACGCTGTCACCACAACTCGTTCCCCTTTATTGGAAGAACTTCCTATCAATAATGTCACTATTGGTGATTTAGAGGATTTTGAAAAGTTGGCAATAGGTTCTGATTTATTGATTGGTAATTCCAACGTAAATACCCTCTCTAAACATCTCTCAATTCCTCTCTATCGTTTAGGTATTCCCATCTATGACCGATTAGGAAACGGTCTATTTACCAAAGTAGGCTATCGCGGTACTATCGAGCTTCTTTTTGGCATGGGAAACCTATTTATAGAACATGAAGAATCAACAATGATGCACCAATGGTCATCAGTAATTAATCAAAAGTAG
- a CDS encoding AAA family ATPase codes for MLEKVILHNFKGHKYTELNFDNSRLHGIVGKNSAGKTSVLQALHYLSMITDTSFEKIFEYDRSPQFITTIGEKNMSVTASGYWENQKNCQVFYSWENKNTNNWIAKLSWNIDGNKSNWTNEKLHGTYSYSPHPPLPFNFFQPTVYLKLIATNLAKAAYSEEITPKVEFDGSLLAPTLDFLRDEAPDKFQLIEEKLSRIVPNVRKVGIKRAKVPVIRKRLIEVDGKTFPYEETKEMIGQEVILDMNTGVRIPAHAISEGTMLTLGLLTVLMNPNQPNLVLLDDVEQGLHPQAQRELMNVFKEIIAENPNLQIIFTTHSPYIIDALTPSQVHILNNSKSGFTIAKRLDEHPDVEWAKETLTTGEFWDAEGEDWVTEGEVCD; via the coding sequence ATGCTAGAAAAAGTAATACTTCATAATTTTAAAGGCCATAAATATACAGAACTTAATTTTGATAATTCCCGATTACATGGAATTGTAGGAAAAAACAGTGCTGGTAAAACAAGCGTGTTACAAGCATTGCATTATCTAAGCATGATTACTGATACATCCTTTGAAAAAATATTTGAGTATGATAGATCACCTCAATTCATTACAACAATTGGGGAAAAAAATATGTCTGTTACTGCGAGTGGTTATTGGGAAAATCAAAAAAATTGCCAAGTGTTCTATAGTTGGGAGAACAAAAACACTAATAATTGGATTGCAAAATTATCATGGAATATAGATGGTAATAAAAGTAATTGGACAAATGAAAAACTACATGGAACATATTCATACTCACCGCATCCACCTTTACCATTCAATTTTTTTCAACCTACTGTTTACCTAAAATTAATTGCCACCAATCTCGCAAAAGCAGCTTACAGTGAAGAAATTACGCCAAAAGTTGAGTTTGATGGTTCATTATTAGCACCAACTTTAGATTTTTTGCGTGATGAAGCTCCAGATAAATTTCAATTAATAGAAGAAAAACTGAGTCGAATTGTCCCCAATGTCCGCAAAGTTGGCATCAAACGAGCAAAAGTTCCAGTCATTCGCAAACGTTTAATCGAAGTTGATGGGAAGACTTTTCCCTATGAAGAAACTAAGGAAATGATAGGTCAAGAAGTTATATTAGACATGAATACAGGTGTACGTATTCCAGCCCATGCAATTAGCGAAGGAACAATGTTAACTTTAGGATTATTAACTGTGCTGATGAATCCTAATCAACCTAATTTAGTTTTATTAGATGATGTGGAACAGGGACTTCATCCTCAAGCACAACGTGAATTAATGAATGTTTTTAAAGAAATCATTGCCGAAAATCCCAATTTGCAAATTATTTTCACTACTCACTCTCCTTATATTATTGATGCACTTACCCCTTCTCAAGTCCATATATTAAACAACAGTAAATCAGGTTTTACAATTGCTAAACGTTTGGATGAACATCCTGATGTAGAATGGGCAAAAGAAACCTTAACAACTGGTGAATTTTGGGATGCTGAAGGTGAAGATTGGGTAACAGAAGGAGAAGTCTGTGATTGA